The nucleotide sequence AGAGGCCTATCTGTCAGCAAAGGGCGTGGTTCAGGCAGAACATGAGCACAGTGCTTCTGAGGCTAGAATCAGCCTGGAACCCTGCTCTCATGCACAGAGCTTCAGTGCAGTTTGGGGTCTTCCCTTGGTCTACGAGTGGTTCAGTCTAGTGGGGGCAGCAGGCTTAGTTGACGTTAATGTTAACACAGTGGAGTCCAATGGTGGCTTCATCCATTAGAGAAAATCCAGGTCGTTGTGTACAGTGgtaagtgtgtgcatgcacgtgtgtgtgtgtgtgtgtgtggtaggctTGACGTCTGTAGGAAAGAGACGTCTGCGTGTCTCCAGAAGGAGCTGCAGTCAGAACAAGGCTGTGAGACTTTGCTTCAGAATCTCCAGGCTGCATTCACCCATCAAGTGGGTCAGATAAAACTTCCAGACCAGGAGCTGGGGAGGTGATCAGTGGTTGAGgtcactcgctgttcttccaaaggggCTGTTTTGTTCTCGGCACCAAATCCAGCTGCTCATAAATGCCGCACACAGCCCCAGGGTGCCTCACACCTCCTGGACTCCTTAGCCGTGTCCACTTACACATGCACTTGTCCCTGAGcagacacatacatattcacaccATCGAAAgggaaataaatctttaaaaataaatcctgaCTACAAGACCAGAGTAACATTAACAGCGCCAGGGATTGGTTCTTTCCCATGCGTGGGTCTCAAGTAGAGCCAGTCTTTGGTTGACCGTTCCCTCATTTTTTTTGCTCTAtatttatccctgcatatctttgTAGGtgtagaaggttttgtgggtaggttaGTGTCAGTATCCCTTCACTGGAAAGCCTGCCTGGATACAGGAACCTAGcctaactcctctgagaggcttcacccagcagctgatggaaagagacgcagagacccacagtcaaacattagacagagctcagggagtcctatggaagagttgggaagaatgactgagggagccagaggggtcaaggactccacaagaagccCTACAGAGTCAGCTAACCTGGACACATggagactcacagagactgaaccaccaaccaaagagcattcatAGACTGGtcctaggcctcctgcacatatatagcagatgtgtagcttggtcatcatgtagcttcCCCAACATCTGGAGTGGGgatcctctctgactctgatgcctgtctttggatccctttcccctgacTGGGCtggctgtcttgtctggcctcagtgggagaggatgctccTGATCCTGCAGCGACttcatgtgccagggtgggttggtacccctggagacctcccttttctcagaggagaaggagaggggagaatgcgAGGAGGAATTAcaaggtgggagtgggaggagggaggctgcaatcaggatgggaagtgaataaacaaacaaatcctgaCCTGAATCTCCTCCTCACCGAGCAGAGAACACGGTTGTTCTTTGTGTAGTGTTAGCTTAGCGCACTGTGCTGAGTGTCACTGAGGGTGGTCAGTGATCATAGGGGAGTGGGAAAGCTCTTTGCTGATTGGACAGGCAGAGGCTCTGTCCCTTTCATCTCTGGGAGCACCTGCTCTCTCCCATGGAAGACCCACTGAGGCGCATGAGAGGAGGCTGAGGCCCACTTGGCCGCTGGCCTGGGTGGTATGGAATTATGTCCCCATGGTTGCTAGTTTCATTCTCTGGAGTTTCAGTCAAATGTATTCTATCATGGTTGGCAAGCTAAATAGAAAGATTTCTGAAATAAACACTTCATACATTTCCAATAACTTTTTATAGTATAACATCACAATCACTCTGCTTTAGGAGTAGCCattgtaaatatttgtgtgtgtgtgtgtgtctgtctaggTGTGTatatgagggagagaaggtgtaCATAGGGTTTGGGGCTCTGTTTTCAGGTGTCTGTGGTGAGTCGTGAGCTGCGTTTCCCACAGATATGATGCATGGCTTCCGGAACCCCAGCCCTGCCAACTTCTTCTTTACTCATTCTTTGGGCACATTATTAAGTTCTCAGTATCTCTGGTTCCTCATTCATAAAACGGTAATGATCACCGGGCCCCTGTCACCAAATGATTGCTGTGTCAAATACATCACCGACTGGACTGCACACAACATCTGACTCAGAATAAGCGGCTGAGGACTGCCAACAGTCTCCAGGGCCCACAGTCTTCAAGGGGTGGTGAGGGCCAGCAGGATGCAGGCTGGGATCAGCAGAGGCTCTTAGAAAATTGCCTGGGAATAGGGTGCTGAGCCCAACAGGACTTGGCTCCCTGTCTGGGCCTTGAGGGAAGATTTAGCACCTCAGCAAAGCCCTGAGACTCCGTGACATCAGAAACCTGCTGAGTTCCTGAGCGTGGGTGGCCGATCCAACAACCTCTCAGCTGGAGCTCGGGCCTCGGTTCCAACCAGTGTTGtgcttctttttgttatttttagtgtgtgatgtatatgtgagtctgtgtctctctgtgtttgtcagtctctctctctctctctctctctctctctctctctctcgtgtgcgCATCTGTGCATATTTATGTGAAGGCCAGGGGAGGGAGGACATTGGATGCtctgctctatcactctctacCTATTTCCTGCGGCAGGGTTTCTCACCTAGAGCTGTGCTGGTGGCCAGTATGCCCcaatagcccccccccccccccccgtctctgCTCTGCTCCAGCACTGAggtcacaggcacatgtgtgaCCACGCCTCCCCcaccttttaaaaatgtagatGCTGGGGCTTGAACTTGGCTCCCCACGCCTGTGTCTCAAGTTCTCTTTCCACGGAGTAATCCCCCAgccctggctgtgggtctctaacAAGGCTTGGGGTGCTTTCTTCACAGGTGTTGGAGGAGCACGAGTGCTGGCAACAGGCAGGTCCGCTGAGACCGAGATTGGTATGTGGCCTCCATGTCTGTTCTGTGTACAGAGTTGGCGTGAGACCCTACAAAGAATGCAGGTACATGCTGGTGTGCGTTCTTGCTAGCCAGCACACATCTTGCCTGCAGGCACATTTATTGGTGAGAGTACACAAGCCCCACCCAGGTTGTGTGCTGTCTCTGACCAGCAGCCCTTGTTCCCCTAATGCCTTATCCTGTATCTACAGGCCCTTGACAGCAGGTTCGGCCATTCTCCCCAGTCCTCACCTATGTTCATCTGTCCTCTTTCTGCAGTGCCTACTCCTCCCCAGATAGAGGCTTGCCTTTACTAGCAATGAGTGATCCACACATCACCTCCTCTAAGGAGGCCCTGGACCCCATGACTCCCCAACCCCTCCAGACTACCCGTCCTGTGATATTACCATGAGCCTTTCTCACAGACTCGAGGCTCCTCTAAGATAGGGCAGGCCCTTTCCCGTTAGCTTTCAGGTTCATCACATAGCAATGATTTTGATGGATGAGTCAATGAATGAATTAGGGAATAAATGAGGTAGCATCACATGAAGCCAGAGGAGCAAGCTGCCTACCACTAGAACTCGTGTGGCCAGGTCCTGTGGAACTTGAAGGACCCTTGAAGATGGGAACAGTTCTGACAGCTGGGGAGACCAGGGCTAGGGCTCCgagggctggggaggggctgggagtgGAGAGTAGAAAATAAGGCTAGCATAGCAGGTTGACATGCGGGATGTTTAGGTCCAGCGTTATCTAGAGCTATGGAAGGCCCCTGCAGGCTGGCAGCCAAGTCATGAGCTCAATTCTTCCCTGTGCTACAGACTTCAAATACGCCATCATTGGTATGGCATTGGGAGTAGCCATATGTGCAGCTTTCCTTGCCCTGAAGATATGCATGATCCGGAGACACTTGTCTAATAATGACAATAACCCTGCAGACCTGAAGAACGCACCCCAGGGTAAGCGACCGAcaacaaacagaagaagaaaggacTGTCTGTTGGCCTTGTGTGTTGCTAGGACAAAACACGTGAGGCAATCAACATAAAGATAGGAAAGGGTTTGGAATCACAGTTTTGGAATTTTGGTCCATGCTGTTGGTGTGctgtttttaaactctactttatttggggtccttatgcctctaccttccttccaccaaccccctaacactaagtaggagagaaagaaggttagaagggacaggggacatagacctctttagacttagttcctgctgattagggtcattggatTCTTTGGGGGAAATACCAATCTCGtagtcaggatatccagcagtcaagcagccttctttctctgtctgtcttttgaatttctccccttccctctctgggCTCTCGTATTCACGGCTTCTCCAattcctcagaattaaactatctccAGCTGGCAAAAACCCTGCTCCTCTCTGAGCCACACAaagcaattatcagctgtggataaactaaggcagtcccatatccccacttgggattaaaacaaaaacatattcacataacatgacTGAGTTTTTGAACAAACCAAAACTTGCACTAACCGTGCTTTATTGATCTTCTTGGTTTGGGACTTGTGGTGATACAATAAACCATGCATGTGTGGAGGAGGAAGCTGGTTCCTCTCAGAGAGAAGAAACTGGAGCTCTACAATCCTCCTCAAGGACATGCCCCACAAGGACTAAGATCTCCCAGTAAGTCCCACCTTTTAAAGGTGTCCCACTTCCCAAGAGCACTATGGGCTGGGAAATAAGCCTTTAACAAATGTGCCTTTGGAGAACATTCTAGACCCAAGCTAGAGAAAACGGTGACCTAATGTGAAGCTCTACGGGAAACTCTGTGGCAAAAGACAGAACAAACCCACAAGCCCACAGCCCAGGAACTTCCACGGATTATAAATGGAGTGTCCCTGAaactctcttcctgctgtgtcTCCCTGCCTGTCTCACTGTCACTGTGTACCTCTGCATTCAGTTGATTCTGTTATTCCTGAGAATTATGGTTCCGGAGAAAGATGGGAAGATCTGAAGTCAGTTTCAAAACAAGACTTCTGTATTCTAGTCCCGTTGATAATGATCAGATAAAATCAGGAGGCTCTGAGGTCCTGAGCTCAGCTGGCTGATGGGCAGGTCAGACCCAGAACAGAGCAGTGCACaatctgtgtggtgtgtgggaGGGTCTCCCTGTAGGGTCTGAGCAGTTTCTCTGTGCATGATGTAACAGAATGCAACAGTGATTCGCGCCATGCTCTCTGGACGACACTGGCAAAGCAGACCCGTAGACAGTGGAGATGATGATGGTGTACTTTCTTTGAGGTAGATCTGAGGACAAGGAGGAAGGATCCCCTCTTCTCTTAGAAAACGTGGCCATGGCCTGTAAAGATACATGGGAAAGGATGGTGTGGGCCCTGAGGGAGCTTCCAGAAGTGGGCATCCCTGGTTAcaagcactggcttctctttccttttgtttccctagcCGTAAGAGTAGAAGAAGCTGTCTCTTCATCACACAGTCCCCATCCTCCCTTCTCCTGAGAACTTCAGCCCCTTTGGGAGACTCGGGCAGCAAGCTGAGGGGTTGTAGGCCTTGGGTGGTATGGGAATGAACACTTGGTCACACCTGTGTGCCAGCCAAGGGGCTCAGGGACTGGTCATGCACAGAGAGGTTCCACCAGCACTAAGATGTACCCAGAATGACTTTCCAGGGAGTGGCCCACTCTGGAGCATCTCCTCTCTGCTGGCTTTGAGCCCTCACCCCTGCCCGCTGGGCAAAAGAGTCATGGGCCTACCCTGCTAatgctctgttttctctctttagaCACCATTACGTTGAGGAAGAGAAGCCCCAGGTAAGGTTGCTGCAAACTGGTCAGTGGGGGACGGTCCCCTAACTCCACCCCCTCCCCTACCTCAGCTCTTCTGTCACCGGCTTTCTCTAGAGGACTGAAATGTTCCCCATAGGTCCTGCCTGCTGCTCTTCCCTTCTTTGGActggtcgggggggggggggtcatgagAGCAGTGGCCATTAGTACGATAGCCAAAGGGGCTCAGCACTGTCATTGCACCTTGGGTTAGACTCCTCCCCAAACACCTCGCTCAGAACCATCCACGAGTAGTACACTTAGACTAAAGCCCACAGCCCCTCCATGACCAGAGTTTGCTCTGGGTTAGATTGGCCCCCTAGCATCCAGAAGTCTTGCTTTTCTGCAACTATGTCTTCTTCGGTCAGCCTGCCCCAGAGACATTTGCACTCACTGCCTTCTAACACAGAGATGCTCTTTGCTCACGTCGTTGCAAGCCTTCACCTCATTTCCTTGACACCTCTGCATTAGTGCTAGCGTTTGATTTTTAGATGGCCTGCTTTAAGGAGGAGCACCCACActgcccttctctttctttttcgtgtgtgcatgtgggtgtgtttgtatgttccaggcttgtacacatgtatgtatgtgcatacatgtggatACCAGAGGCTTACtatgttgggtgtcttcctcaatcattttccaccttattttttgaggcgaggtctcttactgaacctgaagcttgctGATTTGGTTAGGCTGGCAAGCAGCAAGGAGCAGGGATCCCCCTGCTACTTCCTGCCTAGTGCTGGGCTACAGGTCTGTGCCCTAGTTtttgcatgggtgctggggagcaAACTCAGCATTTCATACTTGCTGACAAAACTTTTCTGACTGAGCCGTCTCCCAAGCCCtggctttatttttctctatagCTCTTTTCCATAGTTACATCACATGTCATTAAATTCTggggcttgttgttgttgttgttcatttccctCCTTAAAATGTAACCTCCGTGAAAGCGggtttttctttccatctttgtAGCCCTAGCAGgtagcccagtgcctagaacagaGTGTGAGCCTTTGTCTGTGATAAATGGATGGAttgagggatggatggatggatggatggatggatggatggatgagtggacaTGAGACCGTGAGAAAGGTGATGGATggcaagagagagaagacaagcTCCCTTT is from Meriones unguiculatus strain TT.TT164.6M chromosome 9, Bangor_MerUng_6.1, whole genome shotgun sequence and encodes:
- the Tmem273 gene encoding transmembrane protein 273 isoform X3: MSSGVPLLRALLFLLGVGGARVLATGRSAETEIDFKYAIIGMALGVAICAAFLALKICMIRRHLSNNDNNPADLKNAPQDTITLRKRSPRDAQVIEL
- the Tmem273 gene encoding transmembrane protein 273 isoform X2 yields the protein MLCVGGARVLATGRSAETEIDFKYAIIGMALGVAICAAFLALKICMIRRHLSNNDNNPADLKNAPQDTITLRKRSPSLGAHVGAAQTSMTTLYPHQWNPTPTWLVKMGKNPRQLPQHCGALTIQAHFQNSRSHSLGF